The following are encoded together in the Anopheles nili chromosome 3, idAnoNiliSN_F5_01, whole genome shotgun sequence genome:
- the LOC128724156 gene encoding uncharacterized protein LOC128724156, whose amino-acid sequence MAQFERRSIVNGALLKKHIGKPVSIHLKVASADDGCKSFSGKSTDGVNVQVMLSEPLNGACAEWVEVLGVSAPNDTVRAKEIITYFNSGEKTEDFDVDGHNMLCTLLSVCKEPFYIGS is encoded by the exons ATGGCGCAATTCGAGCGTAGATCAATTGTAAACGGTGCTCTGCTGAAAAAACACATTGGTAAACCAGTAAGCATCCATCTGAAAGTAGCCAGCGCGGATGATGGCTGCAAGTCGTTCAGCGGCAAATCGACAGATGGTGTTAACGTTCAAGTGATGCTATCGGAGCCATTGAATGGTGCTTGCGCCGAGTGGGTCGAGGTACTAGGAGTCTCGGCACCCAACGACACGGTCCGAGCTAAGGAA aTCATAACATACTTCAACAGCGGCGAGAAAACTGAAGATTTTGATGTGGATGGACATAACATGCTTTGCACATTATTATCTGTATGCAAAGAACCATTTTACATCGGTTCATAG
- the LOC128725888 gene encoding replication termination factor 2, producing MGCDGGTIPRRDELVRLKKKPEQKDKDSERQFRWKHCALTQLKLQQPIVMCGLGRLYSKQNVIEALLDKEKITESCAHIKSLKDIKNLNLTANPAYNESKDDKSSPYICALIGLEMSGQFRFVALWTCGCVFSERALKEVKDKVCSVVSICQTPYTEEDVIILNGTETEMEQMRVKMEARNVRTKSAKKSKGSVSGSSKTCDPEINDTKIASSSAKITGEGSSKGSSKPIVPNKRALISDKIGEDPVFKKSKDDYSVAKDPKASAVYKSLFTSHESEKDQKRAHWVTYNPFYN from the exons ATGGGGTGCGATGGTGGTACAATTCCTCGCCGTGATGAACTAGTGCGactgaagaaaaaaccagAGCAG aaAGACAAAGATTCTGAAAGACAATTTCGTTGGAAACATTGTGCACTTACCCAGTTGAAGCTCCAGCAACCGATTGTAATGTGTGGCCTAGGCAGATTGTACTCGAAGCAAAACGTCATTGAAGCTTTGCTGGATAAGGAGAAAATAACCGAATCCTGTGCCCACATCAAATCCCTGAAAGACATCAAAAACCTTAATTTAACGGCCAATCCTGCCTACAACGAATCAAAAGATGACAAGAGTTCCCCGTACATTTGTGCATTGATTGGACTTGAAATGAGTGGACAATTCCGTTTTGTTGCGCTGTGGACGTGTGGTTGCGTATTTTCAGAACGTGCGCTAAAGGAAGTTAAGGATAAAGTCTGCTCTGTGGTAAGTATT TGCCAAACACCGTATACCGAGGAAGATGTTATCATCCTAAATggcacggaaacggaaatggaacAAATGCGTGTCAAGATGGAAGCAagaaatgttcgaacaaaatcTGCAAAGAAGTCAAAGGGGA GCGTTTCCGGATCGTCAAAAACTTGTGACCCGGAAATAAACGATACAAAAATAGCTAGTTCGTCTGCTAAGATCACTGGCGAAGGAAGCAGTAAAGGAAGCAGCAAACCGATCGTTCCCAATAAGCGTGCGCTGATAAGTGACAAAATCGGGGAGGATCCAGTTTTTAAAAAATCCAAGGACGACTATAGTGTTGCAAAAGATCCAAAGGCATCCGCCGTGTACAAATCACTTTTTACATCTcatgaaagtgaaaaagatCAAAAACGTGCTCATTGGGTCACTTATAATCCATTCTACAACTAA